A window of Gasterosteus aculeatus chromosome 9, fGasAcu3.hap1.1, whole genome shotgun sequence contains these coding sequences:
- the saraf gene encoding store-operated calcium entry-associated regulatory factor isoform X1, translated as MKRCKVIVVLQFLLVGHIKSWDDGSVLLRDLQALTLYKNRYTTARRASPVPQLQCVGGSAGCQAFVPEVVQCQNKGWDGVDVQWECRTDMDNAYRFGRIEVSCEGYSHPADALILKGSCGLEYTLELTEHGRSTSHGGTKSFGGLGGLASSFFSAFSGNQHQHHPHSQQSRQSEPAASGDSGGLLVVAVLLLVAYGVYKLFLSGNTSPLGQDGGQAGYTRDNRHGSTAAPPPPGFKPDFTGNPGSNPGYGFHSDYTDRQQYPGGHATPGTGGGFWTGMGTGGMLGYLFGHNRNRANNYDHSPYSRHPPAAGYTSSPGTRTASGFGGTKRR; from the exons ATGAAACGGTGTAAAGTCATAGTTGTGTTGCAGTTTCTGTTGGTGGGACACATCAAAAGTTGGGATGACG gcaGCGTTTTGCTGCGTGATCTGCAGGCGTTGACTCTGTACAAGAATCGATACACCACAGCAAGGCGCGCCAGTCCAGTCCCTCAGCTCCAGTGTGTTGGAGGCTCTGCAGGATGCCAGGCCTTCGTCCCCGAGGTGGTGCAATGTCAGAACAAAGGCTGGGACGGAGTGGATGTACAG TGGGAGTGTAGGACTGATATGGACAATGCCTACCGATTTGGTCGCATTGAGGTGAGCTGTGAGGGCTACAGCCACCCTGCTGATGCCCTCATACTGAAAGGCTCCTGTGGGCTGGAGTACACCCTGGAGCTGACTGAACATGGCCGGAGCACGTCACACGGTGGAACCAAAAGTTTTGGAG GTCTCGGTGGTTTAGCCTCTAGTTTCTTCAGCGCTTTCTCTGGaaaccagcaccagcaccacccGCACAGCCAGCAGAGTCGTCAGAGCGAACCCGCAGCCAGTGGGGACTCGGGAGGTCTGCTGGTGGTTGCTGTGCTCCTGCTCGTGGCCTACGGCGTATACAAGCTGTTCCTCAGCGGGAACACGTCCCCCTTGGGGCAGGACGGTGGACAGGCAGGTTACACCAGGGATAATCGCCATGGCTCCACTGCAGCACCACCGCCCCCGGGATTCAAACCCGACTTCACAG GCAATCCTGGTTCCAACCCAGGCTACGGTTTCCACAGTGACTACACTGACAGGCAACAGTACCCAGGAGGCCATGCTACTCCTGGCACAGGTGGGGGCTTCTGGACTGGCATGGGAACTGGAGGAATGCTGGGATATCTCTTTGGTCATAATAG AAACCGGGCCAACAACTATGATCACTCCCCTTACAGCAGACATCCTCCGGCTGCAGGCTACACATCTTCCCCAGGGACACGCACTGCTTCCG GTTTTGGAGGAACTAAGAGAAGATAA
- the saraf gene encoding store-operated calcium entry-associated regulatory factor isoform X2, whose product MDNAYRFGRIEVSCEGYSHPADALILKGSCGLEYTLELTEHGRSTSHGGTKSFGGLGGLASSFFSAFSGNQHQHHPHSQQSRQSEPAASGDSGGLLVVAVLLLVAYGVYKLFLSGNTSPLGQDGGQAGYTRDNRHGSTAAPPPPGFKPDFTGNPGSNPGYGFHSDYTDRQQYPGGHATPGTGGGFWTGMGTGGMLGYLFGHNRNRANNYDHSPYSRHPPAAGYTSSPGTRTASGFGGTKRR is encoded by the exons ATGGACAATGCCTACCGATTTGGTCGCATTGAGGTGAGCTGTGAGGGCTACAGCCACCCTGCTGATGCCCTCATACTGAAAGGCTCCTGTGGGCTGGAGTACACCCTGGAGCTGACTGAACATGGCCGGAGCACGTCACACGGTGGAACCAAAAGTTTTGGAG GTCTCGGTGGTTTAGCCTCTAGTTTCTTCAGCGCTTTCTCTGGaaaccagcaccagcaccacccGCACAGCCAGCAGAGTCGTCAGAGCGAACCCGCAGCCAGTGGGGACTCGGGAGGTCTGCTGGTGGTTGCTGTGCTCCTGCTCGTGGCCTACGGCGTATACAAGCTGTTCCTCAGCGGGAACACGTCCCCCTTGGGGCAGGACGGTGGACAGGCAGGTTACACCAGGGATAATCGCCATGGCTCCACTGCAGCACCACCGCCCCCGGGATTCAAACCCGACTTCACAG GCAATCCTGGTTCCAACCCAGGCTACGGTTTCCACAGTGACTACACTGACAGGCAACAGTACCCAGGAGGCCATGCTACTCCTGGCACAGGTGGGGGCTTCTGGACTGGCATGGGAACTGGAGGAATGCTGGGATATCTCTTTGGTCATAATAG AAACCGGGCCAACAACTATGATCACTCCCCTTACAGCAGACATCCTCCGGCTGCAGGCTACACATCTTCCCCAGGGACACGCACTGCTTCCG GTTTTGGAGGAACTAAGAGAAGATAA
- the LOC120824864 gene encoding galanin receptor type 1 translates to MERPWLEAERWLLVAVLGMEMLMGVVGNFLVLLVKVTCRGHFCCRYWLPFFSLTMSDLGCSLLIIPGSLLAMLTGRQRSPWCEVVSLLKFAFITSSIGSLAILCVQQLIGMASTRSPVFVVMAAACLSSWVTGVVFGSVPVVYTWIRYDPAEMLCAVFWENSYSDMLVYILCAFSICIFLPFLLIVLCSLLTIIGHRCEMDGEADLSSVSPKLVAFYMLCYTPFVASELILLGRMDLSPAPHWLRTLSSVMSYLDCSLNPLIYCSHQNFREAGLALLWTRKKPSTEPVLTSITRHDV, encoded by the exons ATGGAACGTCCGTGGCTGGAGGCAGAACGGTGGCTGCTGGTGGCTGTGTTGGGAATGGAGATGCTTATGGGAGTTGTGGGAAACTTTCTTGTGCTGCTGGTCAAAGTCACG TGCAGGGGTCATTTCTGCTGTCGTTACTGGCTTCCTTTCTTCAGCCTCACCATGTCAGATTTAG GCTGCTCCCTCCTCATCATCCCTGGATCTCTGTTGGCCATGCTGACAGGAAGGCAGAGGTCACCGTGGTGTGAAGTCGTCAGCCTGCTCAAGTTTGccttcatcacctcctccaTAGGGAGCTTAG ccaTCCTCTGTGTGCAACAGCTGATTGGCATGGCCTCCACAAGAAGTCCTGTCTTTGTTGTCATGGCAGCAGCCTGCCTTTCTTCTTGGGTGACAGGGGTGGTGTTTGGGAGTGTCCCTGTTGTCTACACCTGGATCAG GTACGACCCTGCAGAGATGTTGTGTGCTGTCTTTTGGGAGAACAGTTACTCAGATATGTTGGTCTATATTCTCTGCGCTTTCTCCATTTGtatcttcctccccttcctcctcatcgtccttTGCTCTCTACT GACCATAATTGGCCACCGTTGTGAAAT GGATGGTGAAGCAGATCTGTCTTCAGTCAGTCCTAAGCTGGTGGCCTTCTACATGCTCTGCTACACTCCTTTTGTTGCGTCTGAG CTCATCCTGCTGGGAAGGATGGACCTGTCCCCGGCACCTCATTGGTTAAGGACTCTTTCATCAGTGATGTCATACTTGGACTGTAGTCTGAACCCTCTTATTTACTGCTCCCATCAAAACTTCCGGGAAGCGGGCCTCGCTCTGCTTTGGACCAGAAAGAAACCATCGACAGAGCCTGTCCTCACTTCTATCACTAGACATGACGTGTAA